The following proteins are encoded in a genomic region of Vicinamibacterales bacterium:
- a CDS encoding type II secretion system F family protein has translation MEYKVRLGTPSGEVMEGVYVADSEARLRREFEEKGLYVLGIHQAGRRAFGGVQVPALPVRRRVSSREFLVFNQELATLLKAGMPLVQSLDILRQRVAHPAFKVVLDDVYERVRSGSALSEAFEAHQSLFPGVYTASLLAGEKSGNLEQVLRRYVSYVKVVSGVRRKTISALVYPAILVALSLVVVTVIVVKVVPEFGHFYNQFGKELPASTRFIVALSGFVTSYFGLLLLGGAGLAVVAWWWVQQPGQRRRLDRVLLRVPMIGSIAQKFSTSQGARTLATLLGGGIPLVNALEVTSRSLSNQHMAGELMSAAQHVREGRSLAMTLQDSGAFPDVAIKMVEVGESTGALQEMLNSLADFYDEEIETNLGRFVTIIEPALLVIMGVVIAGLLLSLYLPLFNLSSALSSS, from the coding sequence ATGGAGTACAAAGTACGGCTCGGGACCCCGTCCGGCGAGGTCATGGAGGGCGTGTACGTCGCCGACAGCGAGGCGCGCCTCCGCCGTGAGTTCGAGGAGAAGGGGCTCTACGTCCTCGGGATTCACCAGGCGGGGCGGCGCGCGTTTGGCGGCGTGCAGGTGCCGGCGCTGCCGGTCCGCCGGAGGGTGTCGAGCCGCGAGTTCCTCGTCTTCAATCAGGAGCTCGCCACGCTGCTGAAGGCGGGCATGCCGCTGGTGCAGTCGCTCGACATCCTGCGGCAGCGGGTCGCGCATCCGGCGTTCAAGGTGGTGCTGGACGACGTCTACGAGCGCGTGCGATCGGGCAGCGCGCTGTCCGAGGCGTTCGAGGCGCACCAGTCGCTGTTTCCCGGCGTCTACACGGCATCGCTGCTGGCGGGCGAGAAGTCGGGCAACCTCGAGCAGGTGCTGCGCCGCTACGTCAGCTACGTGAAGGTCGTCTCGGGCGTCCGGCGCAAGACGATTTCGGCGCTGGTCTATCCGGCCATCCTGGTCGCGCTCTCGCTCGTCGTGGTCACCGTGATCGTGGTGAAGGTCGTCCCGGAGTTCGGCCACTTCTACAATCAGTTCGGCAAGGAGCTGCCCGCGTCGACCCGCTTCATCGTCGCGCTCTCGGGCTTCGTGACCTCGTATTTCGGTCTGCTGCTGCTGGGCGGCGCCGGCCTCGCGGTCGTGGCGTGGTGGTGGGTGCAGCAGCCCGGGCAGCGGCGGCGGCTGGATCGGGTGCTGCTGCGGGTGCCGATGATCGGCTCGATCGCGCAGAAGTTCTCCACGTCCCAGGGAGCGCGCACGCTGGCGACGCTGCTGGGCGGCGGCATCCCGCTGGTGAACGCGCTCGAAGTCACCTCGCGTTCGCTCTCGAATCAGCACATGGCCGGCGAGCTCATGTCGGCGGCGCAGCACGTGCGTGAAGGGCGGTCGCTGGCGATGACGCTGCAGGACAGCGGCGCGTTTCCCGACGTCGCGATCAAGATGGTGGAGGTCGGCGAGTCCACCGGCGCGCTGCAGGAGATGCTGAACAGCCTCGCCGACTTCTACGACGAGGAGATCGAGACCAATCTCGGACGGTTCGTCACCATCATCGAGCCGGCGCTGCTGGTGATCATGGGCGTGGTGATTGCGGGGCTGCTGCTGTCCCTGTATCTGCCCCTGTTCAACCTGTCGTCGGCGCTGAGCAGCAGCTAG
- a CDS encoding BMC domain-containing protein, with amino-acid sequence MRVDALGMVETRGLIGSIEAADAMVKAANVVLIGKEYIGAGYVTVLVRGDVGAVKASTDAGAAAARRVGELISVHVIPRPHSEVEKVLPKAPKDAKGS; translated from the coding sequence TTGCGCGTGGATGCATTGGGGATGGTGGAGACGCGCGGCCTGATTGGATCGATCGAGGCGGCCGACGCGATGGTCAAGGCCGCGAACGTGGTCCTCATCGGGAAGGAATACATCGGCGCCGGCTACGTCACCGTCCTGGTGCGCGGCGACGTGGGCGCGGTGAAAGCGTCGACCGACGCCGGCGCCGCCGCCGCGCGGCGCGTCGGCGAGCTCATTTCGGTGCACGTCATTCCGCGCCCGCACAGCGAAGTCGAGAAGGTCCTCCCGAAAGCCCCCAAAGACGCCAAGGGATCGTAA
- the pilM gene encoding pilus assembly protein PilM translates to MSPLPGFFTSPPPSVGVEIASDRVTAVSLVRQGDSWGVGAHGSERLPPGVVTPALNAVNIHDPRAVAAALRAAFDKLGARARRIALVIPDTAAKVSLLRFEKVPSQNDLDQLIRWQMRKAAPFKPEEAQLSWAPAAALPGGGREYLVTLARRDIVESYMRVCADAGAEAGVVDLASLNLVNAAIASVADASGDWLVVHVAPDYATLAIVRNKDLIFFRTRPSTGSGRPEALEGGQLEGEADLADVVHQTKMYYEDRLEGARFARVVLSGAAARGADGGERLRRSLEERLGVKVAPVDALAPAAGVVLRERVA, encoded by the coding sequence ATGAGTCCGCTGCCCGGCTTCTTCACGAGCCCGCCTCCGTCGGTGGGGGTCGAGATTGCGTCCGATCGCGTCACCGCGGTGTCGCTGGTACGGCAGGGCGACAGCTGGGGCGTCGGCGCGCACGGCAGCGAACGGCTGCCGCCGGGCGTGGTCACCCCGGCGCTCAACGCCGTCAACATCCACGACCCGCGCGCCGTCGCCGCGGCGCTGCGGGCCGCGTTCGACAAGCTGGGCGCCCGCGCCCGGCGCATCGCGCTGGTGATCCCCGACACGGCGGCGAAGGTGTCGCTGCTCCGCTTCGAGAAGGTGCCGTCGCAGAACGATCTCGACCAGTTGATCCGCTGGCAGATGCGGAAGGCGGCGCCGTTCAAGCCGGAAGAGGCGCAGCTCTCGTGGGCGCCCGCCGCAGCCCTGCCGGGCGGCGGCCGCGAGTATCTGGTCACGCTGGCGCGCCGTGACATCGTCGAGAGCTACATGCGGGTGTGCGCCGACGCCGGCGCGGAGGCGGGGGTCGTCGATCTCGCGTCGCTGAATCTGGTCAATGCCGCGATCGCCTCCGTCGCCGATGCCTCCGGCGACTGGCTCGTGGTGCACGTGGCGCCGGACTATGCGACGCTCGCCATCGTCAGAAACAAGGACCTGATCTTCTTCCGTACGCGCCCCTCGACCGGCTCGGGGCGCCCTGAGGCTCTCGAAGGGGGGCAGCTCGAAGGGGAGGCGGATCTGGCGGACGTGGTGCACCAGACGAAGATGTATTACGAAGACCGGCTCGAGGGGGCGCGATTCGCGCGCGTGGTGCTGTCGGGTGCGGCGGCGCGCGGCGCCGACGGCGGCGAGCGCCTGCGGCGCAGCCTGGAGGAGCGCCTCGGCGTGAAGGTCGCTCCGGTGGACGCGCTGGCGCCGGCGGCGGGCGTCGTGCTGCGGGAGCGCGTCGCGTAG
- a CDS encoding lytic transglycosylase domain-containing protein: MNVVRTVRLAAATCVLTLAGVSLASAEIVVMTSGRTVSVKSHKIDGDSIILTLRSGGQVTCDRSLVDKVLPDEVPHPEPEPAQAAVSEAPLPSASRGAQLRDSVYAELIASAAQAHGVDPVLVQALIQVESNYRPRARSNRGAMGLMQLMPATVREYNVRNAYDPKANVDAGVRKLKSLIDKYKVFDLALAAYNAGEGAVERFKGIPPYRETQNYVSRILSMAGLR, from the coding sequence ATGAACGTGGTCAGAACTGTCCGGCTGGCGGCGGCTACGTGTGTGCTCACCCTCGCCGGGGTGTCGCTGGCCTCCGCCGAGATCGTCGTCATGACTTCCGGCCGCACCGTGTCGGTGAAGAGCCACAAGATCGATGGGGACTCCATCATCCTCACGCTTCGGAGCGGCGGGCAGGTCACCTGCGATCGCAGCCTGGTCGACAAGGTGCTGCCCGACGAAGTTCCGCATCCCGAGCCGGAACCCGCCCAGGCGGCCGTCAGCGAGGCGCCGCTGCCGTCCGCGTCGCGCGGCGCCCAGCTTCGGGACAGCGTCTACGCCGAGCTGATTGCGTCGGCGGCGCAGGCGCATGGCGTCGATCCCGTCCTGGTGCAGGCGTTGATTCAGGTCGAATCGAACTACCGCCCGCGTGCCCGCTCGAACAGGGGCGCGATGGGCCTGATGCAGCTGATGCCGGCGACGGTCCGCGAATACAACGTCCGCAACGCCTACGACCCGAAGGCCAACGTCGACGCCGGCGTCCGCAAGCTGAAGAGCCTCATCGACAAGTACAAGGTGTTCGATCTCGCGCTGGCGGCGTACAACGCCGGCGAAGGGGCGGTCGAGCGCTTCAAAGGCATTCCGCCCTACCGCGAGACGCAGAACTACGTCTCCCGCATCCTGTCGATGGCCGGACTTCGGTAA
- a CDS encoding GspE/PulE family protein has translation MDEKVDIATAEHAELYAEASVNEQSAAERAAEMAQARRLAERYRLPFLDLAHFNIDHDLFRSIPAELMLRYGFVPFGRDGTTLVIVISDPTDLPMLDELGMLLGTPIRAMVAPPSAIQAILKKSESSTRVLEDATESFQLQILHEDDQGEDQLTVEKMTADASPVIRLVDTTIFTAIQRRASDIHIETQDDAVYVKYRIDGVLQSAMRPIDKRFHSTIISRVKVMAELDIAEKRIPQDGRFKLRVPGKTIDFRVSVMPSAHGEDAVIRILDKESISEQFHELRLDILGFPDMELKRFRKYIAEPYGMVLVTGPTGSGKTTTLYAALSEIKTIEDKIITIEDPVEYQLKGITQIPINEKKGLTFARGLRSILRHDPDKIMVGEIRDNETAQIAINSALTGHLVFTTVHANNVVDVLGRFLNMGVEPYQFVSALNCVLAQRLVRNICAHCKRPAKVTREYLMESQLDPTLADSGLFFEGAGCIECGGTGFKGRTAICELLDLTDNIREIILARRPNSEIKKAARDEGMRSLRESAVERVLAGITTLREINKVTFVE, from the coding sequence ATGGACGAAAAGGTCGACATCGCCACCGCCGAGCACGCGGAACTCTACGCCGAGGCCAGCGTCAACGAGCAGAGCGCCGCCGAGCGCGCCGCGGAGATGGCGCAGGCGCGCCGCCTCGCCGAACGCTACCGGCTGCCGTTCCTCGATCTGGCGCACTTCAACATCGACCACGACCTGTTCCGCAGCATCCCGGCGGAGCTGATGCTGCGCTACGGGTTCGTGCCGTTCGGCCGGGACGGCACCACGCTGGTGATCGTCATCAGCGATCCGACCGACCTGCCGATGCTCGACGAGCTCGGCATGCTGCTCGGCACGCCGATCCGCGCGATGGTCGCGCCGCCGTCGGCGATCCAGGCGATTCTGAAGAAGAGCGAGAGCTCGACGCGGGTGCTCGAGGACGCCACCGAGAGCTTCCAGCTGCAGATCCTCCACGAAGACGATCAGGGGGAGGACCAGCTCACGGTCGAGAAGATGACCGCCGACGCCAGCCCGGTCATCCGCCTCGTCGACACCACCATCTTCACCGCGATCCAGCGGCGGGCCAGCGACATCCACATCGAGACGCAGGACGATGCCGTCTACGTGAAGTACCGCATCGACGGCGTGCTGCAGTCGGCGATGCGGCCGATCGACAAGCGCTTCCACAGCACGATCATCTCGCGCGTCAAGGTCATGGCGGAGCTCGACATCGCCGAGAAGCGCATCCCGCAGGACGGCCGCTTCAAGCTGCGGGTGCCGGGGAAGACGATCGACTTCCGCGTCTCGGTGATGCCGAGCGCGCACGGCGAGGACGCGGTCATCCGCATCCTCGACAAGGAATCGATCAGCGAGCAGTTCCACGAGCTGCGGCTCGACATCCTCGGCTTCCCCGACATGGAGCTGAAGCGCTTCCGCAAGTACATCGCCGAACCCTACGGCATGGTGCTGGTCACCGGCCCGACCGGCAGCGGCAAGACGACGACGCTCTACGCCGCGCTGTCGGAGATCAAGACCATCGAAGACAAGATCATCACCATCGAGGATCCGGTCGAGTACCAGTTGAAGGGCATCACCCAGATCCCGATCAACGAGAAGAAGGGGCTGACGTTCGCCCGCGGCCTGCGATCGATTCTGCGCCACGATCCCGACAAGATCATGGTCGGCGAGATCCGCGACAACGAGACGGCGCAGATCGCGATCAACTCGGCGCTGACCGGGCATCTGGTGTTCACCACCGTCCACGCCAACAACGTCGTCGACGTGCTGGGGCGGTTCCTGAACATGGGCGTCGAGCCGTATCAGTTCGTGTCGGCGCTGAACTGCGTCCTCGCGCAGCGGCTGGTGCGCAACATCTGCGCCCACTGCAAGCGGCCGGCGAAGGTGACCCGGGAGTACCTGATGGAGTCCCAGCTCGATCCGACCCTGGCCGACAGCGGGCTGTTCTTCGAGGGGGCCGGCTGCATCGAGTGCGGCGGCACCGGGTTCAAGGGGCGGACCGCCATATGCGAGCTGCTCGATCTGACCGATAACATCCGGGAGATCATCCTCGCCCGGCGGCCCAATTCGGAGATCAAGAAGGCGGCGCGGGACGAGGGGATGCGCTCGCTGCGCGAGTCGGCGGTGGAGCGGGTCCTGGCCGGCATCACCACGCTGCGCGAGATCAACAAGGTGACATTCGTCGAATGA
- the pilO gene encoding type 4a pilus biogenesis protein PilO, which yields MTLSRVLSDKRRLVVPLLIAIVANVLLYAVVVFPLGRQVAGAEAEANTQHDLLNRARQDHRAAKATVAGKQQADAALQKFYKDVLPVSQSAARTLTYTRLSQLAEQANVRLEQGANAVEHEKGSTLAKSTTSYTLTGDYRNVRRFIYSLETIPEFIVLENIALTSPGEPSGGRTLAMRLDIATYYRSGYVGS from the coding sequence ATGACCCTGTCGCGCGTGCTGTCCGACAAGCGCCGGCTCGTCGTGCCGCTGCTGATCGCGATCGTGGCGAACGTCCTGCTGTATGCGGTCGTGGTGTTTCCGCTCGGGCGGCAGGTCGCCGGCGCCGAGGCCGAAGCCAACACGCAGCACGACCTGCTGAACCGCGCCCGCCAGGATCATCGCGCGGCGAAGGCGACCGTCGCCGGCAAGCAGCAGGCGGATGCGGCGCTGCAGAAGTTCTACAAGGACGTGCTGCCGGTGAGCCAGAGCGCGGCGCGGACGTTGACCTACACCCGCCTGTCGCAGCTCGCCGAACAGGCGAACGTGCGGCTCGAGCAGGGGGCCAACGCGGTGGAGCACGAGAAGGGCAGCACCCTCGCGAAATCGACGACGAGCTACACGCTGACCGGCGACTACCGCAACGTCCGGCGGTTCATCTACTCGCTCGAGACCATTCCCGAGTTCATCGTGCTCGAGAACATCGCCCTGACGTCGCCGGGCGAGCCGTCCGGCGGGCGCACGCTGGCGATGCGTCTCGACATCGCCACGTATTACCGGTCGGGATATGTCGGCAGCTAG